The following proteins come from a genomic window of Synechococcus sp. UW69:
- the infA gene encoding translation initiation factor IF-1, whose translation MIETSGVIEKEQGNGFYLVTLEQPAGHQCLCRAAGKLTKFRIKLLAGDKVLVEISPYDLTRGRITYRERNAGAPGGRPGGNRPGGPRRR comes from the coding sequence ATGATCGAAACCTCGGGCGTGATCGAGAAGGAACAGGGCAACGGGTTCTATCTGGTCACCCTCGAGCAGCCTGCAGGCCACCAATGCCTTTGCAGAGCGGCTGGAAAGCTCACCAAGTTTCGAATCAAATTGCTCGCCGGTGACAAGGTTCTGGTGGAAATCAGCCCCTATGACCTCACCCGTGGCCGCATCACTTATCGGGAGCGCAATGCCGGTGCTCCTGGTGGTCGTCCCGGTGGAAACCGCCCCGGTGGACCTCGCCGTCGTTGA